One region of Bombus affinis isolate iyBomAffi1 chromosome 5, iyBomAffi1.2, whole genome shotgun sequence genomic DNA includes:
- the LOC126916375 gene encoding ubiquitin recognition factor in ER-associated degradation protein 1 isoform X2 has protein sequence MFGFNMFPEIVRPFNNHYRCFSVSMLPGTYRRDVERGGKIIMPPSALEHLTRLNIRFPMLFRLSNEKTNRITHCGVLEFVADEGRVYLPCWMMYNLLLQEGELINVESVNLPVATFSRFQPQSEDFLDITNPKAVLENGLRNFACLTTGDIIAIKYNQRIYEMCVLETRPGPAVTIIECDMNVEFAPPLGYVEKETKKDENVVDPADLMPAPSGFVPFKGEGNRLDGKKRRDFAKPEVTTSKPAYVRGIPDYDYKIGTLTFLRISKPVNNKEAKDPDEFKAFTGEGFSLRKSK, from the exons ATG TTTGGATTTAACATGTTTCCGGAGATTGTCAGACCTTTCAATAACCACTATAGATGTTTTTCTGTGTCAATGTTACCGGGTACATATCGACGAGATGTAGAACGTGGAGGGAAAA TAATCATGCCACCCTCAGCTTTAGAGCATCTCACAAGATTAAATATTAGATTTCCTATGTTATTCAGATTAAGTAACGAAAAAACCAATAGAATTACTCATTGTGGAGTTTTAGAATTTGTTGCGGACGAAGGAAGAGTTTATTTACCTTGTTGG ATGATGTACAATCTTTTGTTACAAGAAGGAGAATTAATAAATGTTGAAAGTGTAAATTTACCTGTTGCAACATTTTCACGTTTTCAACCACAATCCGAAGATTTTTTAGACATCACAAATCCTAAAGCTGTTTTAGAAAATGGATTAAGAAATTTTGCTTGTCTTACAACAGGTGACATTATTGCTATAAAATACAATCAAAGAATATATGAAATGTGTGTTTTGGAAACAAGACCAGGTCCAGCAGTCACTATCATAGAATGTGATATGAACGTTGAATTTGCTCCACCATTGGGATATGTAGAAAAAGAGACTAAAAAGGATGAAAATGTAGTAGATCCTGCAGATTTAATGCCAGCACCATCTGGTTTTGTGCCATTTAAAGGAGAAGGTAATAGACTAGATGGCAAAAAACGTAGAGATTTTGCAAAACCAGAAGTTACTACAAGTAAACCGGCTTATGTTAGAGGAATACCAGATTATGATTATAAAATAGGAACACTTACGTTCTTGCGCATTAGTAAACCTGTTAATAATAAAGAG GCAAAAGACCCTGATGAATTTAAAGCATTCACTGGTGAAGGTTTTTCTCTTAGGAAATCAAAGTAA
- the LOC126916375 gene encoding ubiquitin recognition factor in ER-associated degradation protein 1 isoform X1, with amino-acid sequence MTFHFQFGFNMFPEIVRPFNNHYRCFSVSMLPGTYRRDVERGGKIIMPPSALEHLTRLNIRFPMLFRLSNEKTNRITHCGVLEFVADEGRVYLPCWMMYNLLLQEGELINVESVNLPVATFSRFQPQSEDFLDITNPKAVLENGLRNFACLTTGDIIAIKYNQRIYEMCVLETRPGPAVTIIECDMNVEFAPPLGYVEKETKKDENVVDPADLMPAPSGFVPFKGEGNRLDGKKRRDFAKPEVTTSKPAYVRGIPDYDYKIGTLTFLRISKPVNNKEAKDPDEFKAFTGEGFSLRKSK; translated from the exons ATGACTTTTCACTTTCAGTTTGGATTTAACATGTTTCCGGAGATTGTCAGACCTTTCAATAACCACTATAGATGTTTTTCTGTGTCAATGTTACCGGGTACATATCGACGAGATGTAGAACGTGGAGGGAAAA TAATCATGCCACCCTCAGCTTTAGAGCATCTCACAAGATTAAATATTAGATTTCCTATGTTATTCAGATTAAGTAACGAAAAAACCAATAGAATTACTCATTGTGGAGTTTTAGAATTTGTTGCGGACGAAGGAAGAGTTTATTTACCTTGTTGG ATGATGTACAATCTTTTGTTACAAGAAGGAGAATTAATAAATGTTGAAAGTGTAAATTTACCTGTTGCAACATTTTCACGTTTTCAACCACAATCCGAAGATTTTTTAGACATCACAAATCCTAAAGCTGTTTTAGAAAATGGATTAAGAAATTTTGCTTGTCTTACAACAGGTGACATTATTGCTATAAAATACAATCAAAGAATATATGAAATGTGTGTTTTGGAAACAAGACCAGGTCCAGCAGTCACTATCATAGAATGTGATATGAACGTTGAATTTGCTCCACCATTGGGATATGTAGAAAAAGAGACTAAAAAGGATGAAAATGTAGTAGATCCTGCAGATTTAATGCCAGCACCATCTGGTTTTGTGCCATTTAAAGGAGAAGGTAATAGACTAGATGGCAAAAAACGTAGAGATTTTGCAAAACCAGAAGTTACTACAAGTAAACCGGCTTATGTTAGAGGAATACCAGATTATGATTATAAAATAGGAACACTTACGTTCTTGCGCATTAGTAAACCTGTTAATAATAAAGAG GCAAAAGACCCTGATGAATTTAAAGCATTCACTGGTGAAGGTTTTTCTCTTAGGAAATCAAAGTAA